One Phycisphaera mikurensis NBRC 102666 DNA window includes the following coding sequences:
- the trxA gene encoding thioredoxin — translation MASEAVQEFTDTNFQSEVLEADTPVVVDFWAEWCMPCRMLTPTIEKLATDYDGKVKVGKLDTDANREVSVKHEITAIPTVLVFKGGEVVKKFVGVTQEAEFKAELDKLAS, via the coding sequence ATGGCCTCCGAAGCCGTCCAGGAATTCACCGACACGAACTTTCAGAGCGAGGTCCTCGAGGCCGACACCCCGGTGGTGGTCGACTTCTGGGCCGAGTGGTGCATGCCCTGCCGCATGCTCACGCCGACCATCGAGAAGCTGGCCACCGACTACGACGGCAAGGTCAAGGTCGGGAAGCTCGACACGGACGCCAACCGCGAGGTGTCCGTCAAGCACGAGATCACCGCGATCCCGACCGTGCTCGTCTTCAAGGGCGGCGAGGTCGTGAAGAAGTTCGTCGGCGTGACCCAGGAGGCCGAGTTCAAGGCCGAGCTGGACAAGCTGGCGAGCTGA
- a CDS encoding acyltransferase yields MERPGASAKPPRVHATAMVEEGVGLGPGTSVWDNVHVRGPGTRLGADCIVGGKTLIAYGVTIGNRCKINSNCYLCNGVTLGDAVMLGAGTTFTNDRFPRACEPDGLTLRGSEPDAHTLETTVGEGATTGAGVTIGPGLAIGRYAMIGMAAVVTRDVADFHLVVGSPARPVGAVCRCGPPLFRGDPADASHAGEHVCGSCSRRYTNRGGRIREIQVVDTPA; encoded by the coding sequence TTGGAACGACCGGGAGCCAGCGCGAAGCCGCCCCGCGTCCACGCCACCGCGATGGTGGAGGAGGGGGTTGGCCTCGGCCCGGGCACGTCCGTGTGGGACAACGTGCACGTCCGCGGCCCGGGCACGAGGCTCGGGGCGGATTGCATCGTCGGCGGGAAGACGCTCATCGCCTACGGGGTCACGATCGGCAACCGCTGCAAGATCAACTCGAACTGCTACCTCTGCAACGGCGTGACGCTCGGCGACGCGGTGATGCTCGGGGCGGGGACCACCTTCACCAACGACCGCTTCCCGCGGGCCTGCGAGCCCGACGGCTTGACCCTGCGGGGGAGCGAGCCGGACGCGCACACCCTGGAGACCACCGTGGGCGAGGGCGCGACGACCGGGGCCGGCGTCACGATCGGGCCCGGGCTCGCGATCGGGCGGTACGCGATGATCGGCATGGCGGCGGTGGTCACCCGCGACGTCGCGGACTTCCACCTCGTCGTGGGCTCTCCCGCCCGGCCCGTCGGTGCGGTCTGCCGGTGCGGGCCGCCGCTGTTCCGCGGCGACCCGGCGGACGCGTCCCACGCCGGGGAGCACGTCTGCGGATCCTGTAGCCGTCGCTACACGAACAGGGGCGGACGCATCCGCGAGATCCAAGTGGTCGATACGCCGGCATGA
- a CDS encoding DegT/DnrJ/EryC1/StrS family aminotransferase → MTANPAAAPIAASPPPPTPEPLPNDQAASGRSFDGTELALLKEALDSGCLTATKGDQVRLLQEEFAAMIGVKHALACTSGSAAMHCMVAALDLEPGEELIGTPITDMGSVAAILAQGVVPVFADVDPVTLNVTAETLEARITDRTRAIAVTHLFGNPCDMDAILAMADRHGLPVLEDAAQALGARSQGRPAGSMGAMAAFSLQQGKHVTTGEGGLVVTNDDALARRLFLFINKAWGYGDAKPDHYFLAPNYRMSELQGAVARAQFRKLPDLLDRRLHAACVLIGRLMAIDGITTPPVKPGDTCSYWRIPIRVEPGVIPGGVDALVAGLRELGIPAAPRYIQKPAFECEVIREQKTFGTSRWPFSLAQASATDHRPELFPGSYDGLKHVVILPLNEGFTEAHADRIASAVEQTVASLHAEAGATRGGAA, encoded by the coding sequence ATGACCGCCAATCCCGCCGCCGCCCCCATTGCCGCGTCGCCACCGCCGCCGACGCCCGAGCCGCTCCCCAACGATCAGGCGGCCTCGGGCCGCAGCTTCGACGGCACCGAGCTCGCTCTCCTGAAGGAGGCGCTGGACTCCGGCTGCCTCACCGCCACCAAGGGTGACCAGGTCCGCCTGCTCCAGGAGGAGTTCGCGGCGATGATCGGCGTCAAGCACGCCCTCGCCTGCACCTCGGGATCGGCCGCGATGCACTGCATGGTCGCCGCGCTGGATCTCGAGCCCGGCGAGGAGCTCATCGGCACCCCGATCACCGACATGGGCTCGGTCGCGGCCATCCTCGCCCAGGGCGTCGTGCCGGTCTTCGCCGACGTCGATCCCGTCACCCTCAACGTGACGGCGGAGACGCTGGAGGCCCGCATCACCGATCGCACCCGCGCCATCGCGGTGACGCACCTCTTCGGCAACCCCTGCGACATGGACGCCATCCTCGCGATGGCGGACCGCCACGGGCTGCCCGTGCTCGAGGACGCGGCCCAGGCGCTGGGGGCGCGATCCCAGGGCCGGCCCGCCGGCTCGATGGGCGCGATGGCGGCTTTCTCGCTTCAGCAGGGCAAGCACGTGACGACCGGGGAGGGCGGCCTGGTCGTCACGAACGACGACGCGCTCGCCCGGCGGCTGTTCCTCTTCATCAACAAGGCTTGGGGCTACGGCGACGCGAAGCCGGATCACTACTTCCTCGCGCCCAACTACCGCATGAGCGAACTTCAGGGCGCCGTCGCCCGGGCTCAGTTCCGGAAGCTGCCGGACCTCCTCGACAGGCGGCTCCACGCCGCGTGCGTGCTCATCGGCCGGCTCATGGCGATCGACGGCATCACCACCCCGCCGGTGAAGCCCGGCGACACCTGCTCGTACTGGCGGATCCCGATCCGGGTGGAGCCCGGGGTCATCCCCGGCGGCGTCGACGCCCTCGTTGCCGGTCTCCGCGAACTGGGCATCCCCGCCGCGCCGCGCTACATCCAGAAGCCCGCCTTCGAGTGCGAGGTGATCCGCGAGCAGAAGACCTTCGGCACCAGCCGCTGGCCCTTCTCGCTCGCCCAGGCCTCGGCGACGGACCACCGCCCCGAGCTCTTCCCCGGCTCCTACGACGGGCTCAAGCACGTCGTGATCCTCCCGCTCAACGAGGGCTTCACCGAGGCCCACGCCGACCGGATCGCCTCCGCGGTGGAGCAGACCGTCGCGTCGCTCCACGCCGAGGCCGGCGCGACGAGGGGAGGTGCGGCTTGA
- the miaA gene encoding tRNA (adenosine(37)-N6)-dimethylallyltransferase MiaA: MPPVRPIVLLGPTAGGKSALAVELAERLGGEVVSADAFQVYRHLDAGTAKPTAKERARVPHHLVDVVEPTQRFTVRDWLNRADAEVQRLVPAGRVPIVVGGTNLYVRALLEGLMEGPDADPAFRASLAAVPDAELHARLREVDPAAADRIAPADRQRTVRGLEVFHLTGRPLSGHQREWSAAVEPPYRHDPVLLALRWEVPAINRRINARVKAMFERGLVEETRRLEAAGLLGPQAREAIGTKQVLAELAKPKPDLDAAQEQVKIKTRRFAKQQRTWLRRFAGVRWLAGDQEPEALLAGALAAASG, from the coding sequence ATGCCCCCCGTCCGACCCATCGTGCTGCTCGGGCCGACCGCGGGCGGGAAGTCTGCGCTGGCGGTGGAGCTTGCGGAGCGGCTCGGGGGCGAGGTGGTCTCGGCCGACGCCTTCCAGGTCTACCGCCACCTCGACGCCGGCACCGCGAAGCCGACGGCCAAGGAGCGGGCGCGGGTGCCCCATCACCTCGTGGACGTCGTCGAGCCGACGCAGCGCTTCACCGTCCGCGACTGGCTGAACCGGGCGGACGCGGAGGTCCAGCGGCTGGTCCCGGCCGGCCGGGTGCCAATCGTCGTCGGCGGGACGAACCTCTACGTGCGGGCCCTGCTCGAGGGCCTGATGGAGGGGCCTGACGCCGATCCCGCCTTCCGCGCCTCGCTCGCCGCCGTCCCCGACGCCGAGCTGCACGCGCGGCTCCGGGAGGTCGACCCCGCCGCCGCGGACCGCATCGCCCCGGCCGACCGGCAGCGGACGGTCCGCGGCCTCGAGGTCTTCCACCTCACCGGCCGCCCGCTCAGCGGGCACCAGCGGGAGTGGTCCGCCGCGGTGGAGCCGCCCTACCGACACGATCCGGTCCTGCTGGCGCTGCGGTGGGAGGTGCCGGCCATCAACCGCCGGATCAACGCCCGGGTGAAGGCGATGTTCGAGCGCGGGCTGGTCGAGGAGACGCGGCGGCTGGAGGCCGCGGGCCTGCTGGGGCCGCAGGCCCGCGAGGCGATCGGCACCAAGCAGGTGCTCGCGGAGCTGGCGAAGCCGAAGCCCGACCTCGACGCCGCGCAGGAGCAGGTGAAGATCAAGACCCGCCGCTTCGCCAAGCAGCAGCGGACGTGGCTGCGCCGCTTCGCGGGCGTGCGGTGGCTCGCGGGCGATCAGGAGCCGGAGGCTCTGCTGGCGGGAGCGCTGGCCGCCGCCTCGGGCTGA
- a CDS encoding FAD-dependent oxidoreductase, with product MSERVAIIGGGLTGLQCARRFAEAGRDVTLLEGRSALGGLADAWTVGVPGQEALTWDRHYHVTLLSDAHTRAFCAWAGSGGSAFRWVKTRTGFFDGSMVHDLTSGLDFLKLPALPLHAKARLAATILYASRVTDGDRLENLPVRDWLVKLGGVTLFEKLWRPLLQAKLGDAWQESSAAFIWATIQRLYAARRSGIKEEMFGHPAGGYAEVMAGAARALEALGVELRTGVAVERISARRDVRLAGGETLGPFDRVVLTTTPKVSAALLPDLLEEERRKLRSIAFQGIVCGAAVLDGPLDPKRRNYLTYLAGEESLPFTAVVEMSAFVDAQAEAGFGGRGLVYLPRYAPADDAFFGMDDAAVRDAFAAGLAEVYPSFTPQRLLAFRVSRVREVFPLPTLGHGERVPAVETSLPGVQLVGAAQVRHATLNANDTLRWADEACGRLLA from the coding sequence ATGAGCGAGCGCGTCGCGATCATCGGGGGCGGGCTCACCGGTCTGCAGTGCGCGCGGCGCTTCGCGGAGGCGGGGCGGGACGTCACGCTCCTGGAGGGCCGTTCCGCGCTCGGCGGCCTCGCGGACGCGTGGACGGTGGGCGTCCCCGGGCAGGAGGCGCTGACCTGGGACCGCCACTACCACGTCACGCTGCTGTCGGACGCGCACACGCGGGCGTTCTGCGCCTGGGCCGGCTCGGGCGGATCCGCTTTCCGCTGGGTGAAGACGCGGACCGGCTTCTTCGACGGATCGATGGTCCACGACCTCACCAGCGGCCTGGACTTCCTGAAGCTCCCGGCGCTCCCGCTGCACGCGAAGGCCCGGCTGGCGGCCACGATCCTCTACGCGAGCCGCGTCACCGACGGCGACCGGTTGGAGAACCTGCCGGTCCGCGACTGGCTCGTGAAGCTCGGCGGCGTCACGCTCTTCGAGAAGCTCTGGCGTCCGCTGCTGCAGGCGAAGCTCGGCGACGCGTGGCAGGAGAGCTCGGCCGCGTTCATCTGGGCGACGATCCAGCGGCTGTACGCCGCGCGCCGCAGCGGGATCAAGGAAGAGATGTTCGGCCACCCGGCGGGCGGGTACGCGGAGGTCATGGCCGGAGCGGCCCGCGCGCTGGAGGCGCTCGGGGTGGAGCTTCGGACGGGCGTCGCGGTGGAGCGGATCAGTGCCCGGCGCGACGTCCGGCTCGCCGGTGGCGAAACCCTCGGCCCCTTCGACCGGGTCGTGCTGACGACGACGCCGAAGGTCTCGGCGGCGTTGCTGCCGGACCTCCTTGAGGAGGAGAGGCGGAAGCTCCGCTCGATCGCCTTCCAGGGCATCGTCTGCGGCGCCGCGGTGCTCGACGGCCCGCTGGACCCCAAGCGGAGGAACTACCTGACCTACCTCGCGGGGGAAGAGTCGCTGCCGTTCACCGCCGTGGTCGAGATGTCCGCCTTCGTCGACGCGCAGGCGGAGGCGGGCTTCGGCGGCCGCGGCCTCGTCTACCTCCCGCGCTACGCCCCCGCGGACGATGCCTTCTTCGGGATGGACGACGCCGCCGTCCGCGACGCCTTCGCCGCCGGGCTGGCGGAGGTCTACCCGAGCTTCACCCCGCAGCGGCTGCTCGCCTTCCGGGTGAGCCGCGTGCGGGAGGTCTTCCCGCTGCCGACGCTCGGCCACGGCGAGCGGGTGCCGGCGGTGGAGACCTCGCTGCCGGGGGTGCAGCTGGTGGGTGCGGCACAGGTCCGGCACGCGACGCTCAACGCCAACGACACGCTCCGCTGGGCCGACGAGGCCTGCGGCCGGCTGCTCGCCTGA
- a CDS encoding Gfo/Idh/MocA family protein, which translates to MSRPFRMAIVGAGRIASDYAAALDGIEDAVLAAVVDVNPDAAAALAGPAGAATFGGVQEMLAAGGCDGALVSAPPALHPALVAELLEADVPVLCEKPLCITSAEAQELCDLARDRDVVFTMATKFRFVDDVAEAKRLILDGRIGEVLLFENAFTGRVDMTGRWNADRAVSGGGVLIDNGTHSVDLIRHFLGPIDSVQAIEGKRMQDVDVEDSVTVFCRSRSGAMCTVDLSWSLNKELSTYLSIYGSEGALRLGWKGGRVKGVGDEDWVGFGTGYSKVAAFRNQVRDFIGAARGEHQAEVSMRDALASVRVIEAAYRSIASNRWQPVRTDGPAPEASPGVAAA; encoded by the coding sequence TTGAGCCGTCCCTTCCGCATGGCGATCGTCGGCGCGGGCCGCATCGCCTCCGACTACGCCGCCGCCCTCGACGGCATCGAGGACGCGGTGCTCGCCGCCGTCGTCGACGTGAACCCCGACGCCGCCGCCGCGCTCGCCGGCCCCGCCGGCGCCGCCACCTTCGGCGGCGTGCAGGAGATGCTCGCCGCCGGGGGCTGCGACGGCGCCCTGGTCTCGGCGCCGCCGGCTCTCCACCCCGCGCTGGTCGCCGAGCTGCTCGAAGCCGACGTGCCGGTGCTCTGCGAGAAGCCGCTGTGCATCACCTCGGCCGAGGCCCAGGAGCTCTGCGACCTCGCCCGCGACCGCGACGTCGTCTTCACGATGGCGACGAAGTTCCGCTTCGTCGACGACGTGGCGGAGGCGAAGCGGTTGATCCTGGACGGGCGCATCGGCGAGGTGCTGCTGTTCGAGAACGCGTTCACCGGCCGCGTGGACATGACCGGCCGCTGGAATGCGGACAGAGCGGTCTCCGGCGGCGGCGTGCTGATCGACAACGGCACGCACAGCGTGGACCTGATCCGCCACTTCCTCGGGCCGATCGACAGCGTGCAGGCGATCGAGGGCAAGCGGATGCAGGACGTCGACGTCGAGGACAGCGTGACCGTCTTCTGCCGCAGCCGCTCGGGGGCGATGTGCACGGTCGACCTTTCCTGGTCGCTGAACAAGGAGCTCTCGACGTACCTCTCCATCTACGGCAGCGAGGGCGCGTTGCGGCTGGGCTGGAAGGGCGGCCGGGTCAAGGGCGTCGGCGACGAAGACTGGGTCGGCTTCGGCACCGGCTACAGCAAGGTCGCCGCCTTCCGCAACCAGGTCCGGGACTTCATCGGCGCCGCCCGCGGCGAGCACCAGGCGGAGGTCTCGATGCGTGACGCCCTCGCCTCGGTCCGCGTGATCGAGGCCGCCTACCGCTCGATCGCCAGCAACCGGTGGCAGCCGGTCCGCACCGACGGCCCCGCACCCGAAGCCAGCCCCGGCGTGGCCGCGGCTTGA
- a CDS encoding polysaccharide deacetylase family protein produces the protein MPKPHASVSLDLDNLWSYQKTHGDAGWERFDTYLDAVCDACLPLLAELGWKITFFVVGRDAADPRNRAAMRRLVDAGHEVGNHSYEHEPWLHRYAEDELHAELGRAEDAIEAACGQRTTLFRGPGYSCSNDLLGVLSDRGYRLDASTLPTWLGPVARWYYFRTAKLTAEQREERSRLFGTTRDARRPVKPYRWALPDGPGGPREPLPEIPVTVAPFARVPFHPSYALYLAGKSSAAAGLYWRGALAACRLGGVEPSVLLHPLDFLGIDDEPRLSFFPAMGMTGATKRDLLRRWFRSLDRAFTVLTMGEHARRLHEAGTLPLRSPDMG, from the coding sequence ATGCCCAAGCCCCACGCCTCGGTCTCGCTGGACCTCGACAACCTCTGGTCGTACCAGAAGACGCACGGCGACGCCGGCTGGGAGCGCTTCGACACCTACCTCGACGCGGTGTGCGACGCGTGCCTCCCGCTGCTCGCGGAGCTCGGCTGGAAGATCACCTTCTTCGTCGTCGGACGCGACGCCGCCGACCCCCGCAACCGGGCCGCGATGCGGCGCCTCGTCGACGCGGGGCACGAGGTGGGCAACCACTCCTACGAGCACGAGCCGTGGCTGCACCGCTACGCCGAGGACGAGCTGCACGCCGAGCTGGGCCGGGCCGAAGACGCGATCGAGGCGGCGTGCGGGCAGAGGACGACCCTGTTCCGCGGACCGGGCTACTCGTGCAGCAACGACCTGCTCGGCGTGCTCAGCGACCGCGGCTACCGCCTCGACGCCTCGACGCTGCCGACGTGGCTCGGACCGGTCGCCCGGTGGTACTACTTCCGGACGGCGAAGCTCACCGCCGAGCAGCGCGAGGAGCGGTCGCGGCTGTTCGGCACCACGCGGGACGCGCGGCGGCCGGTGAAGCCCTACCGGTGGGCGCTGCCCGACGGGCCCGGCGGGCCGCGCGAGCCGCTGCCGGAGATCCCGGTCACGGTCGCGCCCTTCGCCCGCGTGCCCTTCCACCCCAGCTACGCGCTGTACCTCGCGGGCAAGAGTTCCGCGGCGGCGGGCCTCTACTGGCGGGGGGCGCTTGCCGCCTGCAGGCTCGGCGGCGTGGAGCCGTCGGTGCTGCTGCACCCGCTGGATTTCCTGGGCATCGACGACGAGCCGCGGCTGTCCTTCTTCCCGGCGATGGGCATGACCGGGGCCACGAAGCGCGACCTGCTCCGCCGCTGGTTCCGCTCGCTGGACCGCGCTTTCACCGTGCTCACGATGGGCGAGCACGCGCGGCGGCTCCACGAAGCCGGCACGCTGCCGCTCCGCTCGCCCGACATGGGCTGA
- a CDS encoding GGDEF domain-containing protein, whose product MPAPPPAAPARSAARSASLGWATQAVVVAMGVVLTAGALLLHRAAGTFETSVRQQQAESLRIHVNTTHRAIDLWFATNKRFVERIAARPRLVGLTQRLLRGTPTPAKLAASPVLAEIREVLQAEIDVVDGRGIFILGPGDVSFASLRDANLGVENFLVREHPAQIRAAWSGATVAIPPVRSDVPLGGGSSRTGPVKDRSLFLAAPIRGAGGGVIAVLTVRYDARKTIDRILNDTERGFHFDAYAFDEGGRFVTEPRDADGRLRAATPRASTLWYLDARVAKMDAAGGPGEPTLLAQRAVSGGRGQAPGGYESYGGRRVIGAWAWNERLNLGLAAEVDEAAALEAFAEVYGYIRLLALAVMALSLGMAGFSLVHRHVTGRQERALRIDAMTGIACRGHFDERIAAACRAAGRDPSPLSLILLDVDAFKSFNDLYGHPAGDDCLRSIARCLERSCQKPADLAARYGGEEFAVLLPDTAAGAAGRVAEDLRRAIAGCAIPHRGSPASGVVTASLGVVTAEPRDLASGPTGLIERADRALYRAKASGRDAVIADAGGPATRLAA is encoded by the coding sequence ATGCCCGCTCCGCCTCCCGCCGCTCCCGCGAGATCCGCCGCACGCTCCGCCTCCCTCGGCTGGGCGACGCAGGCGGTGGTCGTCGCGATGGGCGTCGTGCTTACCGCGGGGGCGCTCCTCCTGCACCGGGCGGCCGGGACCTTCGAGACCTCCGTCCGGCAGCAGCAGGCGGAGTCGCTGCGGATCCACGTCAACACGACGCACCGGGCGATCGATCTGTGGTTTGCGACGAACAAGCGCTTCGTCGAGCGCATCGCGGCACGTCCGCGCCTGGTCGGCCTCACCCAGCGGCTCCTACGCGGCACGCCCACGCCCGCGAAGCTCGCCGCCTCGCCGGTCCTGGCGGAGATCCGCGAGGTCCTGCAGGCGGAGATCGACGTCGTCGACGGCCGCGGGATCTTCATCCTCGGCCCCGGCGACGTCAGCTTCGCGTCGCTGCGGGACGCCAACCTCGGCGTCGAGAACTTCCTGGTGCGGGAGCATCCGGCGCAGATCCGGGCCGCTTGGAGCGGCGCGACGGTCGCCATCCCGCCGGTCCGCAGCGACGTGCCGCTCGGCGGCGGGAGCAGCCGGACCGGGCCGGTGAAGGATCGGTCGCTCTTTCTCGCGGCACCGATCCGCGGCGCCGGCGGCGGCGTCATCGCGGTCCTGACCGTGCGTTACGACGCGCGGAAAACCATCGACCGCATCCTCAACGACACCGAGCGGGGCTTCCACTTCGATGCCTACGCCTTCGATGAGGGCGGACGCTTCGTGACGGAGCCGCGGGACGCCGACGGCCGCCTCCGGGCCGCGACGCCGCGGGCTTCGACGCTGTGGTATCTCGACGCGCGGGTCGCGAAGATGGACGCGGCCGGCGGCCCTGGCGAGCCGACGCTGCTGGCGCAGCGGGCCGTGTCCGGGGGGCGAGGCCAGGCCCCGGGCGGCTACGAGAGCTACGGCGGCCGGCGGGTGATCGGCGCCTGGGCCTGGAACGAGCGGCTGAACCTGGGCCTCGCCGCGGAGGTGGACGAGGCGGCGGCGCTCGAAGCCTTCGCTGAGGTGTACGGCTACATCCGGCTGCTCGCCCTGGCCGTCATGGCGCTCAGCCTCGGGATGGCGGGGTTCAGCCTCGTCCACCGCCACGTCACGGGGCGGCAGGAGCGGGCGCTGCGGATCGACGCGATGACCGGGATCGCCTGCCGGGGGCACTTCGACGAACGCATCGCCGCGGCCTGCCGCGCCGCCGGACGCGATCCCTCGCCCCTGTCGCTGATCCTGCTCGACGTGGACGCCTTCAAGAGCTTCAACGACCTCTACGGGCACCCCGCGGGCGACGACTGCCTCCGGTCGATCGCCCGCTGCCTCGAGCGGAGCTGCCAGAAGCCCGCCGACCTCGCGGCCCGCTACGGCGGCGAAGAGTTCGCGGTCCTGCTGCCGGACACCGCCGCCGGCGCGGCGGGGCGTGTCGCGGAGGACCTGCGGCGGGCGATCGCCGGCTGCGCGATCCCGCACCGCGGCTCCCCGGCGTCCGGCGTCGTCACCGCGAGCCTCGGCGTGGTCACCGCCGAGCCGCGGGACCTCGCGTCCGGTCCCACCGGTCTGATCGAGCGGGCCGACCGCGCCCTCTACCGCGCGAAGGCGAGCGGCCGCGACGCCGTGATCGCCGATGCCGGCGGCCCCGCGACGCGCCTGGCGGCCTGA